DNA sequence from the Antarctobacter heliothermus genome:
GCCACCTGATCAATGCTGCCAAACTGATCCGGGCGCAGCGGCAACAGCCCCAGCCGGTCAAAGTTCAGCTCTGCCAGATCGCGCAGCCGGTCGGGCCGATTCAGATAGGCCCATTCCGCACGCAGGATCGCCAGCCGTTCACGCGCGGCACCTATGTCGCGGCGCAGATCGTCCACGTTGTCCAGTTCCGCCTTGGTTCGGTAGTTTTCATAGTAGGCCCAATAGCCGGATGTGATGACGGCCATGGCCGCGAGCAGGAACAAAACACTGCGCATCTCATCGTCTCCTAGGTGTTTGTGGTGTTTGTTTCATCATTGGCATCGACAGTTCCGCCGCCTCGACCGGACGTGCGGGGATATCTGTCCGCCGCCCCACGCGCAGCTTTGCAGAGCGTGAGCGCGGGTTCTCTGCAAGTTCTTCGGCATCCGGCCCCACCGCCTTGCGCGTCAGGACCGTAAAGGGGTCCGTCGCCTCATGGGTCTGGTCGCCATAGCGGTTCACATGGGTTTTCTTGTCGCCGTGCAGTTGGAAAAAGCGCTTTACCATCCGATCCTCGACCGAATGAAAGGTCACAACCGCCAAGTGCCCGCCGGGTTTCAGCACCCGCTCAGCCGCCATAAGCCCCTGCCACAGCGCGTCATATTCGCCGTTCACCGCAATCCGCAGCGCCTGAAAGCTGCGGGTGGCGGCATGGGCCTGCCCGGGCTTGGTGCGGCCAAGCACCCGCTCAATCAACTCGGCCAGCGGCAAGGTCCGATCAAAGGGACGGTCCTGCACAATGGCACGGGCAATCCGGCGCGATTGCCTCTCTTCCCCATAGATGAACAGGATATTGGCAAGCTCGGCCTCTTCGACCGAATTGACAAGATCCGCCGCCGTCGGCCCCTCTTGCCCCATCCGCATGTCCAGCGGCCCGTCTCTCATGAACGAAAAGCCGCGTTCGGCCCGGTCCAGCTGCATCGACGACACGCCCAGATCCAGCACCACGCCATCAACGGCCTCTGCCGCCTTGTCCATCTGCGCGAAATTGCCCTGCCACAGCGACAGCCGGTCGCCGTATTCAGCCCCCCAGTCGCGCGCCATCTCATGCGCCAGCGGATCACGGTCGATGCCGATCACCTTGTCGGCCCCGGCCTCCAGCAATCCGCGCGCGTAACCGCCCGCGCCCAGCGTACCGTCGATCCAGACACCCGATACCGGGGCCACGGCCGCCAGCAAAGGGCGCAACAGCACCGGGACATGGGGTGCGCCGCCGGTTTCCGCAGCGGGCCGGGCCATCAGAGGCCCTCCAGCGCGTCCAGCAGTTCCATCGGGTCTTCGGGAAGATCCACTGCCAGTTCATCCTCTTCGATCGCATCGGTCGGCGTATAGCGATCCGCGCTCCAGATCTGGAACTTGTTCAGGCTTGCCACGGCCCAGGCCTCGGCCCCGATCCCGAACCGCGTGCGGAACCGCGCCGACAACACCAGACGCCCGGTTTCGTCCACCGTCGCGGGCGTTGCCCCCGACGAATAGATTGCCGTCAACGCCTGTTTGTCCGGTCCGGCCTTCAGCTTTTCGATGCGGGCTTCGATGCGTTCGATTTCCTCGATGGTATAGACCTCAAGGCATTTCTGCCGCGGGTCGCCTGTCACCATCACTAGGCTGGGGTTGGCATTGTCCTTGGACTCCGGATCCCAGTCAGGATCACCCGCAGCGAGGACACGGCGAAAACTGGCCGGAATGGACATCCGACCCTTGCTATCGACCTTCAGTCGATGTTCGCCTCTGAACCTCAGCCTGCGGCTCACTGCCCTCGGCCCCTTCAATCCCCCGTTTTGAAACGAAATACGGCGGGTTGATCAGCTGCCATTGATCAACCCGCCGCTGGACCCGCTATGCGGGTGTCTCCGACTGCGCGCGCCACCTGGGGGGATGTCTGCTCGCCCGCGCGCCGGATCCTTGTGTCACGATGAGAGCGTGCGCCTGTATGAAACCTGCTCTTATTATTATTTGAGTTCAGTGCCGGGTCTTGGATGCCCTTGCTGCCGTTCTCATCGTGTGAACTATGAATGACATGGGAGACGATGGTATTCAATAGTTTTTTGTGGGAAATCGGTGAACTGGGCGGTAGTCAGGCCCAGAGAAATAAGGCAAAATCCAGTCATCTCGGCCGATCCGGCGCAGACCTAGCGAAACACGACCCCCGCGCACACAACATATAGACGCAGGCATGAGCGATAAAAAAATCCCATTCAGGACCACAAAATCCCCGCCAATGCCACTCAAACCGCTTGGTGGTGCCGCCCGATACCTGCCTTGTGCCGCAATCCTGGGTCCGAATCATCTGAAATCGGTGCGAATCCGGGTGAATCGGCAGTGTTCCGCCCGCAAACCCCGCCTCTTCTCTGGTTCGGACCATCAAATCCCAAATCCTGTCCCATCCCGTCCCAAATCGGACCGCCCCAATGCCCGTATCGCGGCGCAAAACCCGCACTCGCACCAAACGCCGTTTCATGAGATCACTAAACAAGGCACCCTCTCCCCCACGCGGAAGGCCCCCCAATGCTGAGCACAATCCCCCAGTTCCTCGATCGCGGCGGCCCGGCGCTCTGGGCTATCGCTGTCCTGTCGGTCCTGACGCTAAGCCTCGTTCTGTGGAAACTCTGGCAGATGTTCCGCAGGGGCACATGGAAACGCGAAGGCGCAGAGACCGCGCTACGGTTCTGGGGTCAGGGACAGACCACACTGGCGATGTCCCATATCTCTTTTGATCCCGCCCCCCGCGCCCGCGTCGTACAGGCCGCCATGCAAGCACGCCTGTCGATCCCCGAGGACGACGCCCGCGAAGAGGCCGCACGCCAGGCCCGCGCCGTGCTGAATGAGACCCGGCTTGGCCTGCGGATGCTGGACCTTGTTGTCACCATCGCCCCATTGCTGGGCCTGCTGGGCACTGTACTGGGCATGATCGATGCCTTTCAGGCCCTGCAAGACAGCGGCCAGCAGGCTGACCCCGCCGCGCTGGCGGGCGGCATCTGGGCGGCGCTGCTGACCACCGCTGCCGGCATGGCCGTGGCGATCCCGGCCAGTGTCATGTTGTCAATCTTTGACGGCATGGCAGACCGGCTGGCGCATGATCTGGAGGATCTGGTCACCCGCGTCTTCACAACCCCCTGGGCCTATGCCGAGGAAGAAGAGGAGCCATCAGCCTGATCCCATGCTGAACCTGCCCACCTCTCCGCGCCGCCGCCGCCCCAGCCTGACCCCGATGATCGACGTGGTCTTTCTGCTGCTGGTCTTCTTTATGCTGGTGGCGCGCTTTGGTGGCACCGATGGCATTTCCCTGCTGCTCTCCGCACCCGGAGAGGAAACCCCCTATTCTGGCCCGCCCCGCCTTGTATCGGTTCTGCCAGACGGGCTTGCCCTGAACGGCCAGACCGTTTCGGACCTACCTGCGGCCCTCGCCCCGCTCATGACCACGCAGGACGATCTCATTGTCATCCGCCCTGTCCCCGGCACCGGCGTCGCGCGTCTGGTCGAAGTGCTGAACACGCTGCGCGAGGCTGGTTTTGCGCGCCTTGCCGTGGTGGAATAGCGGCATGGCCCGTGTCCCTCTCAGCACGCCCCGCCGGTTCTGGCCCGGTCCGCCCAAGGCGCGGGCAGAACCCGTTGTGCCGATGATCAATGTGGTCTTCCTGCTGTTGATCTTCTTTCTGATGACCGCGCAATTCGCCGATCCCGGCAGCGCGGGGCGCAGCAAGCTGTCGGTCGAGGAGGCTCCCGGCCCGATGCGCTCGGTCCTGATCCTTGCGCCCTCCGGGCTGGTGTCCTTTGGCACTCTGCGCGGAGAGGCCGCCATCACCGCCGCCGCCGGGGCTGGCCCCGTGCGCTTGCAGACCGACGGGCAAACGGACGCCGCCGCCTTGGCGCGTCTTCTGACGTCGCTGGCGCAGGCGGGCGCGGGGCGGGTTGATCTTGTGACCACCGGAAAGGCGGCGCAATGACCCGCGTGCGACTGTTAGAGGCGTTGGTCTGTCTGGTGCTGGCGCTGGCAGTACATCTGGCGATCCTTGCGGTACTGGCCCGGCCACAGGCAGACGCACCCGACCCGGCGCTGGCCCTGTCGCCGGTCACACCCGGTCTAGGCGATCTCGTTGCCGCATGGGACCGCGCGCCAGAGACCGGCTTACCCGACACCCCTTCCGCGCCGGTGGCCGAGGACGCGCCTACCCCGCCAAAGGCACTGCCCGCAGCGCCGGTGCGCGTCAAAGCCCCGCCGCCGCCCGTGACGCCTGTCGCCCCGACAGTACTGCCTGTGCCCGACCTCACGCCGCGCCCGCGTCCGGTGGCGGCGGGCGATGTCCCTGCCGTCCTGGCGCGCCCGGCACCCTTTGCCGCAACCGAATTGTTGACCGCTCGCGCCACGTTGCAAACCGCGCCCATGGCCGCCCGCACCCCCGGCGGGCCCCTTGCCGCCCCGGCCCAAGGCGCGCTGCCGCAGATCGATACGACCCCGGCAGCCCCGCCGCCACCGCCCGCGCCCTCAGTTCCAGAGGTTGTGTTGCCGGAAACCGTGGTGCCGGAGGAAACCGTGCCAGCGATCGTGCTGCCAGAGGTGACTGTGACCCCGGAACCAGCCCCCCCGCCGCCCCCAGCGGCACCCGCGCCACAGCCGCAGCCGCAGCCGGATCCAACACCGCAACCCGATCCCGTACCACAACCCGATCAAGCCCCCACCCCGGACACCGCGTCTCCGGGCCCTGAAATCCCCGACCCCGAGCGCGGCCCACCCACGGCCCAAGCGCCCGAATCCTCGCTGCGCCCCATCGCGCGCGATCCCGGTTTCCGCCCGGATCCGTTCACCCTGCGCCCGGTTGCCCGCCCCGCAGGACTGGGTGCGCCCTAGTCGCCGCCGCCGTCTTGACCCTCCCCGCCCCATCCTAGATACCACCGGCAACCAAGGAGCCGTCATGACCGTTCCCGCCATTACAGACAGCCATTGCCACCTCGATTTTCCGGACTTTGATCAGGAACGCCCAGAGGTCATCAGCCGCGCCCTTGAGGCCGGAGTGCACCGCATGGTCACCATCTGCACCCGACTGCGAAATGAACCCCAGGTGCGCGCCATCGCCGAGGCGAACGCCCCCGTCTTTTATGCCGCAGGCACCCACCCAATGTCCGCCGCGGAAGAGCCGCTGGCGACGGTGGATCAACTGGTGACCCTTGCCAAACACCCCAAATTCGTAGGCATCGGTGAGAGCGGACTTGACTATCACTACACCGCTGAAAGCGCCGAGATCCAAAAGCAAAGCCTGCGTATCCATATCGAGGCCGCGCAGGACACCGGCCTGCCGCTGATCATCCACGCCCGCGCGGCGGATGACGACATGGCCCGCATCCTGACCGAAAGCTACCGCGCGCAGCCTTATACCTGTGTCATGCACTGCTTTTCCTCCAGTGCTGAACTGGGGCGCGCGGCGCTTGATCTTGGGTTCTACCTGTCGATGTCCGGCATCACCGCCTTCCCCAAATCGCAAGAGCTGCGCGATATCTTTGCCGCCGCCCCTGTCGAGCGCATTCTGGTCGAAACCGACAGCCCCTACCTCGCCCCGCCGCCGCATCGCGGCAAACGCAATGAGCCCGCCTACGTCGCCCACACCGCGCGCAAGGGTGCCGAGGTCTTTGGCCTCAGCTATGAGGATTTCGCTGCCCAGACAGAGGCCAACTTTGACCGGCTCTTTGTCAAGACCGCCGCGACGGAGACCGCCCTATGAGCGGTGAGCTGCGCTTTACCATCCTTGGCTGCGGATCATCAGGGGGCGTGCCGCGCCTTGGCGGTCACTGGGGCGCATGCGATCCGCAAAACCCCAAGAACCGCCGCCGCCGCTGTTCCATGCTGGTGGAACGTGAAACCGAGGCAGGCACCACAACCGTCCTGATCGACACCTCACCTGATATGCGCGAACAGCTGCTGGACGCCGGGGTGGGCAAGCTGGACGCCGTAGTCTGGACCCATGCCCACGCAGACCATACCCACGGGCTGGACGACCTGCGCCAGGTCGTCTTCAACACGCGCGAGCGGCTGAACGTCTGGGCGGACGGCGACACCCAAAGCGACCTGCTGTCGCGCTTTGCCTATGCCTTTGTGCAACCCGAAGGCTCTCCCTATCCGCCGATCCTGAACCTTCACACAATCAAGGGTCCCTTTTCGATCGACGGTGCAGGCGGCCCGATCATCCTGACCCCGTTCGAAGTCAACCACGGCAGTATCGAGGCGCTGGGGTTCCGCATCGGCGATCTGGCCTACCTGCCGGACGTGGCAACCATCCCCGATGACGTCTGGCCGCAACTGGAAAATCTGGACTGCTGGGTGCTGGACGCGCTGCGCCGCAAACCACATCCGACCCACGCACACCTTGCGCTGTCGCTGGAATGGATCGCGCGCGCGCAACCGCGCCGCGCCGTACTGACCAATATGCACATAGACCTC
Encoded proteins:
- the ftsL gene encoding cell division protein FtsL, with amino-acid sequence MRSVLFLLAAMAVITSGYWAYYENYRTKAELDNVDDLRRDIGAARERLAILRAEWAYLNRPDRLRDLAELNFDRLGLLPLRPDQFGSIDQVAYPQPLALDLTKPVDVTSAGATNP
- the rsmH gene encoding 16S rRNA (cytosine(1402)-N(4))-methyltransferase RsmH; translation: MARPAAETGGAPHVPVLLRPLLAAVAPVSGVWIDGTLGAGGYARGLLEAGADKVIGIDRDPLAHEMARDWGAEYGDRLSLWQGNFAQMDKAAEAVDGVVLDLGVSSMQLDRAERGFSFMRDGPLDMRMGQEGPTAADLVNSVEEAELANILFIYGEERQSRRIARAIVQDRPFDRTLPLAELIERVLGRTKPGQAHAATRSFQALRIAVNGEYDALWQGLMAAERVLKPGGHLAVVTFHSVEDRMVKRFFQLHGDKKTHVNRYGDQTHEATDPFTVLTRKAVGPDAEELAENPRSRSAKLRVGRRTDIPARPVEAAELSMPMMKQTPQTPRRR
- a CDS encoding division/cell wall cluster transcriptional repressor MraZ, with the protein product MSIPASFRRVLAAGDPDWDPESKDNANPSLVMVTGDPRQKCLEVYTIEEIERIEARIEKLKAGPDKQALTAIYSSGATPATVDETGRLVLSARFRTRFGIGAEAWAVASLNKFQIWSADRYTPTDAIEEDELAVDLPEDPMELLDALEGL
- a CDS encoding MotA/TolQ/ExbB proton channel family protein yields the protein MLSTIPQFLDRGGPALWAIAVLSVLTLSLVLWKLWQMFRRGTWKREGAETALRFWGQGQTTLAMSHISFDPAPRARVVQAAMQARLSIPEDDAREEAARQARAVLNETRLGLRMLDLVVTIAPLLGLLGTVLGMIDAFQALQDSGQQADPAALAGGIWAALLTTAAGMAVAIPASVMLSIFDGMADRLAHDLEDLVTRVFTTPWAYAEEEEEPSA
- a CDS encoding ExbD/TolR family protein — protein: MLNLPTSPRRRRPSLTPMIDVVFLLLVFFMLVARFGGTDGISLLLSAPGEETPYSGPPRLVSVLPDGLALNGQTVSDLPAALAPLMTTQDDLIVIRPVPGTGVARLVEVLNTLREAGFARLAVVE
- a CDS encoding ExbD/TolR family protein: MARVPLSTPRRFWPGPPKARAEPVVPMINVVFLLLIFFLMTAQFADPGSAGRSKLSVEEAPGPMRSVLILAPSGLVSFGTLRGEAAITAAAGAGPVRLQTDGQTDAAALARLLTSLAQAGAGRVDLVTTGKAAQ
- a CDS encoding TatD family hydrolase; protein product: MTVPAITDSHCHLDFPDFDQERPEVISRALEAGVHRMVTICTRLRNEPQVRAIAEANAPVFYAAGTHPMSAAEEPLATVDQLVTLAKHPKFVGIGESGLDYHYTAESAEIQKQSLRIHIEAAQDTGLPLIIHARAADDDMARILTESYRAQPYTCVMHCFSSSAELGRAALDLGFYLSMSGITAFPKSQELRDIFAAAPVERILVETDSPYLAPPPHRGKRNEPAYVAHTARKGAEVFGLSYEDFAAQTEANFDRLFVKTAATETAL
- a CDS encoding MBL fold metallo-hydrolase — protein: MSGELRFTILGCGSSGGVPRLGGHWGACDPQNPKNRRRRCSMLVERETEAGTTTVLIDTSPDMREQLLDAGVGKLDAVVWTHAHADHTHGLDDLRQVVFNTRERLNVWADGDTQSDLLSRFAYAFVQPEGSPYPPILNLHTIKGPFSIDGAGGPIILTPFEVNHGSIEALGFRIGDLAYLPDVATIPDDVWPQLENLDCWVLDALRRKPHPTHAHLALSLEWIARAQPRRAVLTNMHIDLDYAELDAETAANITPAYDGMVLRYDI